A region of Streptomyces halobius DNA encodes the following proteins:
- a CDS encoding sensor histidine kinase, with protein MQGRFKRDGSAAADPELRGGTDRASTPQRAQSNGQTDGGSAPSDHSGQAPGADSADSGKPQASKGPSGPGSRIALRNWRISTRLVSLLALPVVAATTLGAFRIQDSMENIDQLDKMQLLTEMTRQATELADALQVERDKSAGPLAGSGNTKDDANVLAPREATDRAKINFNQAAGEIQGQDAAMTGVRANLVDIGRQLGTLNEIRTSAYKDEGNAARTVTSYNQLITTLLALSQDMAQATSSPEMIQSTRALAAFSNAKEYASIQRALVSAGLAHPGGPELSSNDRLAGRNAEINEKAARDRFSKIYTNNAGALTRGLDGNNDEIKSASAFAHRAFASAGGIRTQDYKYLDWFDSDTVKIAEMKRIESQLLHEMELKSKELRNEATQEAIISGALILLVLGVSLVGAFVVARSMVRSLRRLQDTAQKVAQDRLPELVKQLSEADPQDVDTSVESVGVHSRDEIGKVAAAFDDVHREAVRLASEQALLRGNVNAMFTNLSRRSQGLIQRQLSLISELESREADPDQLSSLFKLDHLATRMRRNGENLLVLAGEEPGRRWTRPVPLVDVLRAAASEVEQYERIELNAVPQTEVAGRVVNDLVHLLAELLENATSFSSPQTKVKVTGHALPDGRVLVEIHDTGIGLSPEDLSAINERLASPPTVDVSVSRRMGLFVVGRLSLRHGIRIQLRPSDSGGTTALVMLPVDVAQGGKKPAPNPAKSGAGDAGGTPSSRLAGLTPRGQVGSGPSAGGRPALPSRGGPGNGPGGFGAPAPAGRPGAPQVGDQRPGGGRPGLPARDGNEQQSPSVAPPTGAPRRGERPQLPPRGAAAALPGGGAGAPGAQDGPGEPQPGTTSWGARRERGDSDDWPLAPRPAQDRPRGHEEPTPTGGFERPTASAGGPADTGAFARPEFHGPPPGTAQGGRGPADGGRFAPQDGRDAGEFARPAGQGTAGGPGDTGQFARPDSDTGQYETGQFHQTDSDTGQLHQIDSHTGQHQTGQLHQIDSDTGQHQTGQFPVAQPQDRGAPSGDALSGSAAGPGDGRTPIFDTVESNWFGTPAAAAAGVPPRQSGPSDAPAPRRGTARDEGPANDVPAQGPGAQGDGGAQWRSTPNDETWRQAEQIRQPAAGGVTTSGLPRRVPRANLVAGTAQQQQPAQTGPQVSRAPSDVRGRLTNLRRGIQQGRQAGSNTGTHGVVDPTHQQER; from the coding sequence GTGCAGGGACGTTTCAAGAGGGATGGCAGCGCTGCGGCGGACCCGGAGCTGCGCGGCGGGACCGACCGCGCCTCCACGCCCCAGCGCGCCCAGAGCAACGGTCAGACGGACGGCGGCAGTGCGCCGTCCGACCACAGCGGCCAGGCGCCCGGCGCCGACTCCGCCGACAGCGGCAAGCCCCAGGCCTCGAAGGGCCCCAGCGGGCCCGGCTCGCGAATAGCGCTGCGCAACTGGCGCATCAGCACCCGTCTGGTCTCCCTGCTCGCGCTCCCCGTCGTCGCCGCGACCACGCTGGGCGCGTTCCGTATCCAGGATTCGATGGAGAACATCGACCAGCTGGACAAGATGCAGCTGCTCACCGAGATGACGCGGCAGGCGACCGAGCTCGCCGACGCGCTCCAGGTCGAGCGGGACAAGTCGGCGGGTCCGCTCGCCGGCAGCGGTAACACCAAGGACGACGCGAACGTCCTCGCACCCCGTGAGGCGACCGACCGCGCCAAGATCAACTTCAACCAGGCCGCCGGGGAGATCCAGGGCCAGGACGCGGCGATGACCGGTGTCCGGGCGAACCTCGTGGACATCGGGCGCCAGCTCGGCACCCTCAACGAGATCCGCACCAGCGCCTACAAGGACGAGGGCAACGCCGCGCGGACGGTCACCAGCTACAACCAGCTGATCACCACGCTGCTCGCGCTGTCCCAGGACATGGCGCAGGCCACCAGCAGCCCGGAGATGATCCAGAGCACCCGTGCGCTGGCGGCGTTCTCCAACGCCAAGGAGTACGCGTCGATCCAGCGCGCCCTGGTGAGCGCCGGCCTGGCCCACCCGGGCGGCCCGGAGCTGTCCTCCAACGACCGGCTGGCCGGCCGTAACGCCGAGATCAACGAGAAGGCGGCCCGGGATCGCTTCTCGAAGATCTACACCAACAACGCCGGCGCGCTCACCCGCGGCCTGGACGGCAACAACGACGAGATCAAGTCCGCCTCCGCCTTCGCGCACCGCGCGTTCGCCAGCGCCGGCGGCATCCGCACCCAGGACTACAAGTACCTCGACTGGTTCGACTCCGACACCGTCAAGATCGCGGAGATGAAGCGGATCGAGTCGCAGCTGCTCCACGAGATGGAGCTGAAGTCCAAGGAGCTGCGCAACGAGGCCACCCAGGAAGCCATCATCAGCGGTGCGCTGATCCTGCTCGTCCTCGGTGTCTCGCTGGTCGGCGCGTTCGTCGTGGCCCGGTCCATGGTCCGCTCGCTGCGCCGCCTCCAGGACACCGCGCAGAAGGTCGCCCAGGACCGGCTGCCCGAGCTGGTCAAGCAGCTGTCCGAGGCCGACCCGCAGGACGTGGACACCTCCGTCGAGTCGGTCGGTGTGCACAGCCGGGACGAGATCGGCAAGGTGGCCGCGGCCTTCGACGACGTGCACCGCGAGGCCGTCCGGCTCGCCTCCGAGCAGGCGCTGCTGCGGGGCAACGTCAACGCGATGTTCACCAACCTCTCGCGCCGCAGCCAGGGGCTGATCCAGCGGCAGCTGTCGCTGATCTCCGAACTGGAGTCCCGCGAGGCCGACCCGGACCAGCTCTCCTCGCTGTTCAAGCTGGACCACCTCGCCACGCGTATGCGCCGTAACGGCGAGAACCTCCTCGTCCTCGCGGGCGAGGAGCCGGGACGCCGGTGGACGCGGCCGGTGCCGCTGGTCGACGTGTTGCGTGCGGCCGCCTCCGAGGTGGAGCAGTACGAGCGGATCGAGCTCAACGCGGTACCGCAGACCGAGGTCGCGGGCCGGGTCGTCAACGACCTCGTGCACCTGCTCGCAGAGCTGCTGGAGAACGCCACGTCGTTCTCCTCGCCGCAGACCAAGGTCAAGGTGACCGGTCACGCGCTGCCGGACGGCCGCGTCCTGGTCGAGATCCACGACACCGGTATCGGCCTCTCCCCCGAGGACCTGTCGGCGATCAACGAGCGGCTGGCCAGCCCGCCGACCGTGGACGTCTCGGTGTCCCGGCGGATGGGTCTGTTCGTGGTCGGCCGGCTGTCGCTGCGGCACGGCATCCGTATCCAGCTGCGGCCCTCCGACTCCGGTGGCACCACCGCGCTGGTCATGCTCCCGGTGGACGTCGCACAGGGCGGCAAGAAGCCCGCGCCGAACCCGGCCAAGAGCGGCGCCGGCGATGCCGGCGGCACCCCGTCCAGCCGGCTCGCGGGGCTGACGCCACGCGGTCAGGTCGGCTCGGGTCCGTCGGCCGGCGGGCGCCCCGCGCTGCCCTCTCGCGGCGGCCCCGGTAACGGCCCCGGCGGTTTCGGTGCCCCGGCTCCGGCGGGCCGTCCCGGTGCGCCTCAGGTCGGCGACCAGCGGCCCGGGGGCGGCCGTCCGGGCCTGCCCGCCCGCGACGGGAACGAGCAGCAGTCGCCGAGCGTGGCGCCGCCCACCGGCGCGCCCCGGCGCGGGGAGCGTCCGCAGCTGCCGCCGCGGGGTGCCGCCGCCGCACTGCCGGGGGGCGGTGCCGGTGCGCCGGGCGCCCAGGACGGCCCGGGCGAGCCGCAGCCGGGCACCACGAGCTGGGGTGCGCGCCGTGAGCGCGGCGACTCCGACGACTGGCCGCTGGCGCCCCGCCCGGCGCAGGACCGGCCGCGCGGCCACGAGGAGCCGACGCCCACCGGCGGCTTCGAGCGGCCCACGGCCTCGGCCGGCGGCCCCGCGGACACCGGGGCGTTCGCCCGCCCGGAGTTCCACGGCCCGCCGCCGGGCACCGCTCAGGGCGGGCGCGGCCCGGCCGACGGCGGCCGGTTCGCGCCGCAGGACGGCCGCGACGCGGGCGAGTTCGCCCGTCCGGCCGGTCAGGGCACGGCCGGCGGCCCCGGTGACACCGGGCAGTTCGCGCGTCCCGACAGCGACACCGGTCAGTACGAGACGGGCCAGTTCCACCAGACCGACAGCGACACCGGCCAGCTCCACCAGATCGACAGCCACACCGGCCAACACCAGACCGGCCAGCTCCACCAGATCGACAGCGACACCGGCCAACACCAGACCGGCCAGTTCCCGGTGGCGCAGCCGCAGGACCGCGGTGCGCCGTCCGGCGACGCGCTCAGTGGCTCGGCCGCCGGCCCCGGTGACGGCCGTACGCCGATCTTCGACACCGTCGAGTCGAACTGGTTCGGCACACCGGCGGCCGCGGCCGCCGGTGTGCCGCCGCGGCAGTCCGGTCCGTCCGACGCGCCGGCACCGCGCCGTGGCACCGCCCGCGACGAGGGCCCCGCGAACGACGTACCGGCGCAGGGTCCCGGGGCTCAGGGGGACGGCGGGGCGCAGTGGCGCAGCACGCCGAACGACGAGACGTGGCGGCAGGCGGAGCAGATCCGTCAACCCGCCGCGGGCGGCGTCACCACCTCCGGGCTGCCCCGCCGTGTCCCCCGCGCCAATCTCGTGGCGGGCACCGCGCAGCAACAGCAGCCCGCCCAGACAGGTCCGCAGGTCTCGCGTGCGCCCAGTGATGTGCGCGGGCGGCTGACCAATCTCCGTCGGGGTATCCAGCAGGGCCGGCAGGCCGGGTCGAATACCGGCACGCACGGCGTTGTTGACCCCACTCACCAGCAGGAGCGTTAG
- a CDS encoding roadblock/LC7 domain-containing protein, with the protein MSQAAQNLNWLITNFVENTPGVSHTVVVSADGLLLALSEGFPRDRADQLAAVASGLTSLTAGASRIFEGGSVNQTVVEMERGFLFIMSVSDGSSLAVLAHPECDIGLVGYEMALLVDRAGTVLTPDLRAELQGSLLY; encoded by the coding sequence ATGAGCCAGGCGGCGCAGAACCTGAACTGGTTGATCACCAATTTCGTGGAGAACACCCCCGGGGTGTCCCACACGGTGGTGGTCTCCGCGGACGGGCTGCTTCTCGCGCTGTCCGAGGGATTCCCGCGCGACCGTGCCGACCAGCTGGCGGCAGTGGCCTCCGGCCTGACGTCGCTGACCGCCGGCGCCTCCCGCATCTTCGAGGGCGGGAGCGTCAACCAGACCGTGGTGGAGATGGAGCGCGGTTTCCTCTTCATCATGTCCGTCTCCGACGGATCGTCGCTGGCCGTGCTCGCACACCCCGAGTGCGACATCGGCCTCGTCGGTTACGAGATGGCCCTGCTGGTCGACCGCGCGGGCACCGTCCTGACGCCCGATCTCCGCGCCGAACTCCAGGGCAGCCTGCTGTACTGA